GGCTTCAACAGACTAACTAGAAACCTGAAGCAGAATCAGAGTTCTGTGTTAACCTCCTCACCCCAGGACAGGTGCTGAACCCAGCCCAATCCTCTTCCTTCTGCCCAGGTGTACTCGTGTTTGCACACTGCCAAGCCAGCTGGCTTTGCCTCCAGACCACCTGATCTGGGCACACCAGTGGGGCTCTGCCGTGCCAAGCCCAGGTCCTCCGAGTACCTGGACCTCTGTGGCCTTCTCTCTCCCAAGCCTGTCCCCGTGTGCTCTCCAACATGGCCAGACATGTCAGCAACAAGCAGCTCAGTACACATGTGCTGACAGAGACAGGCTCACAGGAAAAGTCACCTCTCACAAAAGATTGTGACAGAATCAATGTTTTTTAAGACTCCAgtgtctgtttatttttgttactcCTCTATTACTTGGCCAAAGGCGCCTTCTTTAACCAGTCTCTTTGGTGTACCAGTTTGTTACCACATCCCAATGAAGTAAAGCTGGAAAATAAAGTTAATTTTGACCAAATGAAGGCTGTTTGTGTTGGTGAGGTGTCTACGTGTACCCAGGATGCCCCAACTGCTCACCTCAGCTTGTGAATTTGAATCAGGATGGCAGCCTGGGGAACCCCCAGGGGAAGGCAAAGCCAAGCCCAGCCGTTCCCAGGGCACCTCTGCAGGTTGGCAGCCTAAATGCCGTGCCCTGCTCCTGAGCCAGGACCTGTCCTCACACCTGCCTGTCAGGAGGAATTACAGGCTCCATGCCTTTAACCCTCCATCCCACACCTCCCCGGGGCAAAACCGTGGCAACAGTTGACAATAGTGAGCTTCCTGTCGTGTGCCACGCGAAACTGATGAACAAAACTTCTAGAAAAGACCTGGCGATCCAATTGTAGAAAGCAAACTCCACACTTGACGGCCACAGGACAAGCCTGCCATTCAGGTGAGTAGAGGACAGCGGTCACTCCTGAAAATCCTGCCCCCAGGCCCTCTCGCCAAGCCTGCAGGCTTAGCCCCAAAGTAGTCCTGAAATTGGAAAATAGAACTCAAATAAGCTGGGTAGCTTGGTCCAGTCCGGGAAATAGGCCTCGGTCCTCAACAGCTCAAGGACGATGAGCAAAACGAAGCTTTCTACCCcagggaatgattttttttttttttttggctaagattgatttattttaagatgtgctagttcactccccagaaggctataacagccagcactggaccaggtcAACCCTAGGCACCTTACCTGTCTCCCgcctgagtggcaggggcccaaacacttaagccaccttctcctgctcttcccaggccattagcaaagagctggatccaatggacagcacccacaggggatgctagCACCGCAGGCGGAGGTTTTACCTGCAAGACAGCAAAGCCAGCCCCAGCACCTTCTGCTTTATCCAGTGACATAGATGTCTCATCCACTGATACACTTCCCAGGTGGTTaacaatggccatggctgagccaggactcccaaggggtggcagcagccccagcacctCCCAGAGGGCTGGATCAGCCAGCCGCCACACACAGGACGGGCTTACCATGCTGTACCACATCAGCCCTGGGAAAGAGCTTTGTTCGGTGCAGTTTTCCCCAGTGCAAAGCCATGGCCAGGACTATCCCACCTGCTAACACCAAGGTTCAACCTTCAATCTAAgatttttactttagaaaaaaaCATTCTACTCCACTACAAGATTTGGAAACCACTGAttgggctggtgtggtagcctagaggttactccactccccatccatccctgcttgtggcctggcaaagcagcagaggacggcccaaggccttgggaccctgcacccacgtgggagacctggaagaggctcctggcttcagatcagctcagctctggccactgcagccacttggggcacgaatcagcatatgcaagatctttctgtcactccttttctctgtaaatctgactttccaataataaataaatcttaaaatcactGTCCTCGATCACTTTCTAATAGCAGAGATAGGAATACTAATTTCAGACCCACCAACCTGTGCCAAAATCCTAAAACCTCTAAGGTTCAAAAAACACGCACCTCTTTGAGAAACAGCAACCTCTATTTGATGTCACAAACAGGCAAGAGCTATCTGCAGAGCAACTCTTGACGATTTGTAAACAAAGCAAATGTCTGGGTATTGTGAACTCCCTTATAGCGATTCTCCAGAGAGTTCCTTTATCTCACACACGGTAGGTAAAGGACTAGGAATCCAATCCATTCATAAACATGTTTTTCCTACCCAAAGTACTAGAATTCTACCCTAAGAACTTTGAGCTTGTAGGGTCCATTCAATGGAGTatggcgccctctcgtggccacacTCAAAACATGCATCAGTACATTTCCAATTGTTTTCATAGCACATGAAGTTCTGGTTACCTTCATAATTTTATTGACTTTTGTTTTCCCCTCTTTGTATCTAACACAAAAACAGGACATGGAAGCCAGTGTCTTACCCCAATGTCTCCACTCTGTGGACTGTCTCAGCAAATAACAAACTTTAAGATTCAGATCACATAGCAAGTTCAAGTTTCTGCCCATCTTAAAACAAAGCCAGTAACCAAATGCACCTGCTCTTCCTGTCTTCGCCCGGTGCGCTCAGCACCTGTGCAGAGCACGGTGTGCTCTGCCTGATGTCCTGCTTCGGGGCGGGGGAGGGTCCAGGCTGAACCTGAGCAGCGCTCTGGTCGGCTCCCACCATCACCTCCCATAGGCCGCCAGTTAGCCAGCCAGGAATTTATTTCCATATAGTCTTTGATCTCCAccatttctccccttctcccttctctaAACTTGCTGTTGTCACTTCCGTGTAATAATGGATCCAGTGTCCATCAAACTGCCTGAGAAGTGGTTCGAGCCTGACTCATTTTCCTgagctaaaaataaaaaacaaaacactttcatGTTTTCCTGCCAAGCGatcaagtgaaaaacaaaacaaaataaaacaaactaccAAGAAgggtggccctgggaaagcaatgggggatcccctccccacccccacagcggTTCCCCTAGCTGCAGTTCCGGAGGGTACATACAACAAGGCCAATGTTCTGGGGTCAAGGAGACACAACAACAGGTAATTTATTTTCCCCTTTTGAACTTCCCGGCAGCCCCCATCTTTGCCTTCTTCTTGGCGGATCCTTTGGGCTCCGGCTCCTTGCGCTTGGCTGAGGAGAGCGAGCCGGTTACCTTGAAGAAATCATCCAGGCGGCCCTGGGTGCTGCCCTGGCGGCTCTTGCTCAGCCGCCTGACGCCACTGCGGATGCGCTCCTCCGAGAACTGCTTCTCACCGCACAGGAACTTGACCAACTCCTCTTCGTTCGGCTCGTTCCACTTGAGCTCCACGGACTCTGGGTCCAGCACCTCGGGCTCCAGGAAGAGCTGCTGGGCCTCCTTGTGCAGCCAGTTTTCAGGCACGGGGTACTTGTTGGGGTCGAGCCGTCGCACGATCTCCTCAATGCTCTTGTGTTTCTGGATGAGGTCCACAGCTCGCTTGGGCCCGATGCCCCGGATGCTCTCACAGTAGTCGCTGCCCAGCAGGATGCACAGATCCACAAACTgcgcctggttcagccccagctcctgcaggacACGGCTCAGGTGGAACTCCTGGATGGGCAGCTTCTTGGCCTCGCTGGCCGTCAGGTGGCGCATGAGCACGGGGCTGCCGAAGGTGAGGCAGTCCATGTCCTCGGTGGCCGCAGCGTAGACCTTGCCCGCCTTCACCAGGGCTGCGCAGCTGGCCTCCGCCTCACTGGGGGCATCGAGGTACGGGATGCCCATGAGGCTCAGCAGGTGCTTGCACTCATCGTTGTGCTGTTTGGTGACCTTCACCAGCCGCTTGGTGAATTTCTCTACCTCCTCCTCGGCCCCGGCAGCCTgagcctgctgcagctgcttctcGGCCTCGGCCCGGCGCTCACTGCGCTTGGCCAGTTCTCCCGACTTGAGCTGCGGGGGCTTGCCATCAAAGACGTACACGGGCTTGATGCCATTCTCCATCATGCGGATGGTGCGGTAGAACATGCCCATCAGGTGGCTGGTGGTCTCACCCTCCTCGTTCTGCAGCACATCCCCGCCCTGGCGCACGGCGATCAGGAACTGGTAGATGCTCATGGACGCATCAATGGCCACCTTGCGGCCGAAGTAGCTCTTGATGTCATTCTCTCGGATGGCACTGGGGGCCACGTCGGCAATGAGTTTGGCCAGGCCTTGGATTCCCATGATGACACAGAGGGGAGAAGGCTAATAAACAAGGAGGCAAGTTAGAGGGGGAGGCCCAAAGGGAAGAAAGGTTCTGACACCAACTGCAGGTCCCTGATATACAAAAGATGAAGGACCGAAAAagtctccagcacaggaggaAGGCGCCCCTGCTATGCTGAGGACGAGCTTTTGCCGCAGAGAGCAGTGCAAAAGCAGTCTGGAGTGGCACGGTGGCCCAACAGGCCACTCTTCCtccccgtatgggtgctggtttatgtcccggctgctccacttcccatccagctcccttacggcctgggaaagcagcaggacaggccatgtccttggggtcctgcacccacatgggagatacggaagaagctcccgacttcagaccagctcagctctggccactgcagccatttagggagtgaatcagtggatggaagacctctctctctctctccttctctttgtaaatctgccttcccaataaggATATAAAACAAAAGAAGGACGGTGGAAGGGGAacttcctgagcctatggaatggGATTATATCgtgggaaaaaaatcttaaaacgcCAAGGACTTTTAAGACATCTGTGGCAAATCTGCATTATATGTATATAGTTTTTacttaagcttccacctgctggctcacagccCAGATGCCCGCAACAGCCGTGGCTAGGTCAGCAGAAGAGGAAGTCAGGAAACCGAAAACTTGAACCATCACCGCCTCcgcagggtctgcactggcaggctgCTGGGATCGGGACGCCAGGGACCGATCCTCTGTGACACAGGCCCCATAGTAAAGTGTTCCAAAGGCAGTGCTGCCCAAGGCACCCTCACAGTTGTTGCCCGATCTCGCCAACATTTCAACTTTCACCCGCTTGGTATTTCTTCAGCGGCACCTAACAAGTTTTCCTGCACTGCACCATGCCAAGTGTTCCACACCaagaatccccccacccccaacagccATCCCTACTGTCTGGGAACCGGGTGGGGAGGCAGAGAGCAGCGCTAACTTGCGCGCAACCTCTTCCCGCCAAACTCGGCCCTCCTTCACGGTCCATCTCCTTCTCACTGCCTCGCCTCCCCGAGGTGCTGGCAGCCATCGCGCGGGGCGGGAGACCCTCCGACAAGACCCGGGCGCTGCAGGAGGAACCCACCCGCTCGTCGGGGCTGCACGGTGACCCCGGGTGCACAGAGCACGGTAGGCGGCAAAGGGGCCTCGGCAGGCAGGGTTGCAAACACGTCTGCACAGCCAAGGTCTTGGTCAAAATGCACCGCGACCTTACAGAGACTGGAAGTTACCCTCCTCCTGCAAGTGGGGGTCTGCAGGATATGCTCCAAAGTCACGAAAGGAAGTGGCGGGGTTGCCTGACAGCGATTCCCGCGCGGGGCTCCGCACCCGGAGAGCGAAAAGGACCCAGTCGGCCTCAGAGGAGCTTCCCACGGAGCCTCACCTGGCCTTCGGGGCGCGAGGCCGGGCAAGCAGCGCTTCTCCAGGTGTTGCCCAGGACAGTCCGAAGCCCCGCTCTCCTCAGGTCCGTCGCCTTCCAAAGCCCGCGCTGCCGTCACGTGACCTGCCAGCCGCGCACAGCCTCCTGGGCAGTGTAGTTCGGGCTCTGTCTTTCAAGGACACCTGCTTTCAAGGAAAACAATTTATCTAAAGAGAATGGACTCTCTCCGCAcgccttccctctcctccctatCGCTTGTCCCTACTTTATCCACATCAGGCTCCAcaggtcctagctcctggcacaCCTGAAACTAAAGGACTACAAATCCCACAATGCCACTTTCCCGGGAGTCACGTTCTCTTCCGGCTGAACGCGGCGCCTGCTCCTGCCGACGTGTTCTTCCGGTGGCGGAGCGGCGGCTCTACTTGTATCCGACACAATGGTGAGAGGGACgaggggagctgggaggagggctGTGAGGACGGCTCCGGGTCTGAGGCTCAGCGCGGACCTTCGCGGAGGCTTCGGAAGCCGGGGAAGCAGGGGCTGTGACGCTGCTGGAAGCTCCAGCCTGAGCTGGGAGGCGAGAACGTCTCATCCGGCTTCAGAGCTTTCCATTTCATAAGGGTGCGGGGTGCGCTTCGAATTCCTGCGGACTTGTATCTCGGTGACCTGTGATATGTGGCATCTCCACCCAAAAGTTCTTCTCCAGACGTGCGTCCGTGTCCTAAAAGGCCCTGGCAGGGGTCATTTCTTGGGGGAGCACTTGGCCCGCTTCTCTTGGGAGAGCTCCCCCAACCCCAGTGCACGCTCTcaccattttatttcttaaaatctatttgtttttattgcaaagtcaaatatacagagaggaggagagatagggag
The sequence above is a segment of the Ochotona princeps isolate mOchPri1 chromosome 4, mOchPri1.hap1, whole genome shotgun sequence genome. Coding sequences within it:
- the FEN1 gene encoding flap endonuclease 1; translated protein: MGIQGLAKLIADVAPSAIRENDIKSYFGRKVAIDASMSIYQFLIAVRQGGDVLQNEEGETTSHLMGMFYRTIRMMENGIKPVYVFDGKPPQLKSGELAKRSERRAEAEKQLQQAQAAGAEEEVEKFTKRLVKVTKQHNDECKHLLSLMGIPYLDAPSEAEASCAALVKAGKVYAAATEDMDCLTFGSPVLMRHLTASEAKKLPIQEFHLSRVLQELGLNQAQFVDLCILLGSDYCESIRGIGPKRAVDLIQKHKSIEEIVRRLDPNKYPVPENWLHKEAQQLFLEPEVLDPESVELKWNEPNEEELVKFLCGEKQFSEERIRSGVRRLSKSRQGSTQGRLDDFFKVTGSLSSAKRKEPEPKGSAKKKAKMGAAGKFKRGK